Below is a window of Methanobrevibacter sp. DNA.
AATCACTTCATAATGTTAAAAAAATGTAATGAAGTGAGATTTCAAGTGTAAATCTCCTCACGAAATCCCACTAATTCCATACTCAGATTAAAATCTTTTTACAAAAATCCAATCAAAAAATTGAATTATTGGACGGACTCAAAATCATAATAAAGTTTCAACTTCATTAATGAATTTTTCAGCTTGTAAAATAAGATTTTCAGCATCCTCTTGTGAAAAAATTTTTGAATAATCATAACTAGAATCATTTCTAGTTTCACGACTATTATAAAGAAAATCATAGGATTCTTTACTGAGCAATCCTGTTTTGACATATTCCTTAGCCAACTGTCTTAATGTTCCTTCGTGGGTTTTTGGAGAAATTCCTTTTTTTAAAAGTAAAGCTAATGCAGAAGAATACATCGCATAATAGGACATGGTTATTGAATTCCTATATTGCTCGGATTCAAACAATGTTTTACTTGAAATTAATTGACTTTTACCAACATTTAATGCTTCTTTTACTTTATCCAATCTGAACACCATCTTTTAGTACATTACTTAAGAATGGATAATCTTTGGTCTTATTAAAATGTTCCTCAGTCATTAGTCTTGGAGATATAACTTCATCTTTTTCAAAAATTATATCTATAGCGATTTTATGAATTTCAGGTTTGATTTTATCAGCAATCGGAGATACAATTAAAATATCAATATCAGATTCTTCGTGGTCATCCCCACGGGCAACTGAACCAAACAACATAATTAATTTGATATCATCTGATTTGATTAAATTTGCAAACTCCTGAGCTACTTTAATTCGATCATGCATAAAATCACAATTAAGACATTAATTAACATATTATATTTACTTACATTATAATAAATATATGTCCAACAATCAATAATCCCATGATTATCCTTAATCATTCAATTGAATGATAATTTAGATTATTATTTAATTTATTTAGTATTTAAGTCTTTATATCTTAAACTGAGTAAATATTGTACTTAATATATAAAATTACAAGATTAAAGCAATATTTATATTAGAGTAAAAATTTGAATTCATAATGTTTTTAATAAAAATTCAATAAATACTTATCTATGAGAGAAATTGAAAAAATGCAGGCCGGACTTGAATACTGCTATGACGATGAAGAAATATCAATGATGAAACTGCATGCTATTGAAAATGCCAATATCTTCAACTCACTTCCAGAAGATGATTTGGACAAGCAGCATGAAGTGTTAAGTGAGATTTTGGGTTCTGTTGGCGAAAAGGTGTGGATTGCAAAAAGATTCTGCTTTGACAATGGAAAAAACATACATATTGGAAATAATTTCACAGGCAACTTCAACTTGACTATCCTTGATATTAAGGAAGTGTATATTGGGGATAATGTGATGATCGGTCCAAATACATTGATTACAACTGTAGGCCATCCGATAACCCCGAAAGGAAGACGTGACCATTTGGCACAGGCCAGTGAAATAAGAATTGGAGATGATGTCTGGTTAGGCGGAAATGTGACAATACTTCCAGGAGTTACAATAGGAAACAATGTTGTTGTTGGTGCAGGTGCAGTTGTTACTAAAGACATTCCAGACAATTCCCTTGCAGTAGGTGTTCCTGCACGAGTAATAAGAGAAATTGAAAATGATTTATAATATTTAGAGATGGGTTTAGATATGACAATAGACATAATTATAATAAACCAACTCGAACTGAGATTAAAAAGTAACCCATCTCCACTATTGATTTAAGTAACTAATAGTATATAAACTTTCAATAGGCTAAAAACAATATTTACTTCAGTTTGAAATGAAAATAAATAAAAAAAGAAAAAATTTGTGAAGTAATTATCTTATTACTTCAACAATCATGTCCAAGTTTTCGGATTGAAGGATATCCACTTTTTTACCGGATGCTCCGA
It encodes the following:
- a CDS encoding nucleotidyltransferase domain-containing protein; translated protein: MHDRIKVAQEFANLIKSDDIKLIMLFGSVARGDDHEESDIDILIVSPIADKIKPEIHKIAIDIIFEKDEVISPRLMTEEHFNKTKDYPFLSNVLKDGVQIG
- a CDS encoding sugar O-acetyltransferase; its protein translation is MREIEKMQAGLEYCYDDEEISMMKLHAIENANIFNSLPEDDLDKQHEVLSEILGSVGEKVWIAKRFCFDNGKNIHIGNNFTGNFNLTILDIKEVYIGDNVMIGPNTLITTVGHPITPKGRRDHLAQASEIRIGDDVWLGGNVTILPGVTIGNNVVVGAGAVVTKDIPDNSLAVGVPARVIREIENDL
- a CDS encoding HEPN domain-containing protein, which encodes MDKVKEALNVGKSQLISSKTLFESEQYRNSITMSYYAMYSSALALLLKKGISPKTHEGTLRQLAKEYVKTGLLSKESYDFLYNSRETRNDSSYDYSKIFSQEDAENLILQAEKFINEVETLL